Proteins encoded in a region of the Campylobacter geochelonis genome:
- the rpsH gene encoding 30S ribosomal protein S8, whose amino-acid sequence MINDLISDGLTRIRNAAMRRIDTTKLLHSNVVEATLVILADKGYIESFNVVEEGNKKFINVVLKYDEKGKSVINELKRVSKPGRRIYQGKDDIKRFKSGYGTIIVSTSKGVMSGIEANKAGVGGEVLCTVW is encoded by the coding sequence ATGATAAATGATTTAATTTCAGACGGACTTACTCGTATAAGAAACGCAGCAATGAGAAGAATTGATACAACAAAACTTCTTCATTCAAATGTTGTTGAAGCAACTCTTGTTATCCTAGCTGATAAAGGCTATATAGAGAGCTTTAATGTCGTAGAAGAGGGCAACAAAAAATTTATAAATGTTGTTTTAAAATACGATGAAAAAGGCAAAAGCGTTATAAACGAGCTAAAAAGAGTTTCAAAACCGGGTCGTAGAATTTACCAAGGTAAAGATGACATAAAAAGATTTAAAAGCGGTTATGGAACGATTATCGTTTCGACTAGCAAAGGCGTTATGAGCGGTATAGAAGCTAATAAAGCTGGCGTTGGTGGCGAAGTGCTTTGCACAGTTTGGTAG
- the rpsM gene encoding 30S ribosomal protein S13, translated as MARIAGVDLPKKKRVEYGLTYIFCIGLFTSRKILDAVGISYDKRVAELSEDEAAAIRKEIQEHYVVEGDLRKSVAMDIKALMDLGGYRGLRHRKGLPVRGQKTKTNARTRKGKRKTVGAASK; from the coding sequence ATGGCTCGTATTGCAGGTGTTGATTTACCAAAGAAAAAGAGAGTTGAGTACGGCCTTACTTATATTTTTTGTATTGGGTTGTTTACTTCAAGAAAAATTCTTGATGCTGTAGGGATATCTTACGATAAAAGAGTTGCTGAGCTAAGCGAAGATGAAGCTGCTGCTATAAGAAAAGAGATTCAAGAACATTATGTTGTTGAAGGTGATCTTAGAAAAAGTGTAGCGATGGATATCAAAGCTTTGATGGATTTAGGAGGCTACAGAGGTTTAAGACACAGAAAAGGTCTTCCAGTTCGTGGTCAAAAAACAAAGACAAACGCTAGAACCAGAAAAGGTAAGCGTAAAACTGTCGGCGCAGCATCTAAGTAA
- the rplR gene encoding 50S ribosomal protein L18: MTANVYKRKISLRIKRKRRIRAKISGCATCPRVSIFKSNRTVYAQVINDVNSTTLCASDGKVLSLKANKEGAKALAKDLAAKLKDKGIEQVVFDRNGYVYHGVVASFADALRENGIKL, translated from the coding sequence ATGACAGCAAATGTATATAAAAGAAAAATTTCTTTAAGAATAAAAAGAAAAAGAAGAATTAGAGCTAAAATTTCAGGTTGCGCTACTTGCCCAAGAGTATCTATATTTAAGTCAAACAGAACTGTTTACGCTCAAGTAATCAATGATGTAAACTCAACAACACTTTGTGCAAGTGATGGTAAAGTTTTAAGCTTAAAAGCTAACAAAGAAGGCGCTAAAGCTCTTGCAAAAGATCTAGCAGCTAAGCTTAAAGACAAAGGCATCGAGCAAGTAGTTTTTGATAGAAACGGTTATGTATATCATGGTGTTGTTGCATCTTTTGCCGATGCACTAAGAGAAAATGGCATTAAGCTATAA
- the rpsK gene encoding 30S ribosomal protein S11, whose product MAKRKVLKKKVVRKNIAKGIVYISASFNNTMITVTDEMGNVIAWSSAGGLGFKGSKKSTPYAAQQAVEDALAKAKDHGIKEVGIKVQGPGSGRETAVKSVGGVEGIKVTFLKDITPLPHNGCRPPKRRRV is encoded by the coding sequence ATGGCAAAAAGAAAAGTACTTAAGAAAAAAGTAGTTAGAAAAAATATTGCAAAGGGTATTGTTTATATCAGTGCCTCTTTTAATAATACGATGATAACTGTAACTGATGAGATGGGAAATGTTATAGCATGGAGTAGTGCTGGCGGTCTTGGTTTTAAAGGAAGCAAAAAATCAACCCCATATGCAGCACAACAAGCTGTAGAAGATGCATTAGCTAAAGCTAAAGATCATGGCATCAAAGAAGTCGGTATCAAAGTTCAAGGCCCAGGAAGCGGTCGCGAAACTGCAGTTAAAAGCGTAGGTGGCGTAGAAGGAATCAAAGTTACATTCTTAAAAGATATAACTCCACTTCCACACAATGGTTGTCGCCCACCAAAAAGAAGAAGAGTGTAA
- the rpmJ gene encoding 50S ribosomal protein L36 — protein sequence MKVRPSVKKMCDKCKIVKRKGIVHVICETPKHKQRQG from the coding sequence ATGAAAGTTCGTCCTTCTGTTAAGAAGATGTGTGACAAATGTAAGATTGTCAAACGCAAAGGCATAGTTCATGTTATTTGCGAAACCCCAAAACATAAACAAAGACAAGGATAA
- the rplX gene encoding 50S ribosomal protein L24, whose translation MAAKFKIKKGDNVKIIAGDDKGKTGVVKSVLPKKGQVVVEGCKLAKKATKPSEKNPNGGFISKEMPMDISNVAKVEE comes from the coding sequence ATGGCAGCTAAATTTAAGATTAAAAAAGGTGATAATGTTAAAATTATCGCAGGCGATGACAAAGGAAAAACTGGCGTAGTTAAGTCTGTTTTACCTAAAAAAGGTCAAGTTGTAGTTGAGGGTTGCAAACTAGCTAAAAAAGCTACTAAACCAAGCGAAAAAAATCCAAACGGCGGATTTATCTCTAAAGAGATGCCAATGGATATTTCAAATGTTGCGAAAGTTGAGGAATAA
- the rpsE gene encoding 30S ribosomal protein S5, whose protein sequence is MEKYNREEFEEVIVNIGRVTKVVKGGRRFRFTALVVIGNRKGLVGFGFGKSKEVPDAIKKAVDDAFKNVVEVKLKGSTIPHDIEVKFNASKILLKPASEGTGVIAGGSTRPVLELAGIKDILTKSLGSNNSSNVVRATIKALSMLKG, encoded by the coding sequence ATGGAAAAATATAATAGAGAAGAATTCGAAGAAGTAATCGTCAATATCGGCAGGGTTACGAAGGTTGTTAAAGGTGGTCGTAGATTTAGATTTACAGCTTTAGTGGTTATTGGCAACAGAAAAGGCTTAGTTGGTTTTGGTTTTGGTAAATCAAAAGAGGTTCCAGACGCTATTAAAAAAGCAGTTGATGATGCGTTTAAAAATGTTGTAGAAGTTAAACTTAAAGGCTCAACTATCCCTCACGATATTGAAGTTAAATTTAACGCAAGCAAAATTTTACTAAAACCGGCTAGCGAAGGAACAGGTGTTATCGCTGGTGGTTCAACTCGTCCAGTTCTAGAGCTTGCTGGTATAAAAGATATCCTAACAAAATCACTTGGTTCAAACAACTCATCAAATGTTGTAAGAGCAACTATAAAAGCTCTTAGTATGTTGAAAGGATAA
- a CDS encoding anaerobic C4-dicarboxylate transporter, whose amino-acid sequence MDIMLILQIIVLLGGIYLGVRLGGMGVGYAGGLGVIVLTLFLGMKTDLSHIPVDVILIIASVIAAITALQVAGGLDYMVQIAEKILRNNPKYINYLGPAVTYFLTILAGTGHTAFSTIPVIVEVAKGQNIKPSAPLALSVVSSQIAITASPISAAVVAMTGVTEKLGVSYPLLLGICIPTTFVGCMITSFIVNKFWDLDLSKDPIYQERLEKGLVAKVDTNVSYKEVSPESKRSLWIFIIGILVTVCYAFSISDNIKLFDKNILGRDSAIMSFMLAIGAIITITCKVETGKLIESSTFKSGMNACICVLGIAWLGNVFVQGHIGEIKDMASHIVTKYPFVLAIALYFVSCLLYSQAATTKVMMPAIAAALGMTMDNNGQVWILVASFAAASGLFILPTYPTVLGAIAMDDTGTTRVGKYIFNHSFIVPGTLAVFFSVLLGFIVAPMLIG is encoded by the coding sequence ATGGACATTATGTTGATTTTACAAATCATTGTCCTTCTTGGAGGCATATATCTAGGCGTTAGGCTTGGTGGCATGGGCGTAGGTTACGCTGGTGGTCTTGGCGTTATTGTTTTAACTTTGTTCTTGGGAATGAAAACAGATTTATCTCATATTCCTGTTGATGTTATTTTGATTATCGCATCGGTTATCGCAGCGATTACTGCTTTACAAGTTGCTGGTGGACTTGATTATATGGTTCAAATAGCAGAGAAAATTTTACGTAATAACCCAAAATACATAAACTATCTTGGTCCAGCCGTTACATACTTTTTAACAATTCTTGCTGGAACTGGACACACTGCATTTTCTACCATTCCAGTTATCGTTGAAGTTGCAAAAGGACAAAATATAAAACCTTCTGCACCACTTGCACTTTCAGTTGTTTCAAGTCAGATAGCAATCACAGCAAGTCCTATTTCAGCAGCTGTTGTAGCCATGACTGGTGTTACTGAAAAATTAGGTGTTAGTTATCCGTTATTACTTGGAATTTGTATCCCTACGACTTTTGTTGGTTGTATGATTACATCTTTTATAGTTAATAAATTCTGGGATTTAGATCTTAGCAAAGACCCTATTTATCAAGAAAGACTTGAAAAAGGTCTAGTTGCAAAAGTTGATACTAACGTAAGTTATAAAGAGGTTTCACCTGAATCAAAAAGATCTCTTTGGATATTTATAATTGGTATTTTAGTGACTGTTTGTTATGCATTTTCGATTTCAGATAATATCAAACTTTTTGATAAAAATATACTTGGAAGAGATAGTGCGATTATGAGCTTTATGCTTGCAATAGGCGCTATAATCACTATCACTTGTAAAGTTGAAACAGGCAAACTTATCGAATCAAGCACATTTAAAAGCGGTATGAATGCGTGCATCTGCGTTCTTGGTATCGCGTGGCTTGGAAATGTATTTGTTCAAGGACATATCGGAGAGATAAAAGATATGGCATCTCACATAGTTACAAAATATCCATTTGTTCTAGCAATAGCACTATATTTTGTTAGTTGTTTGCTTTATTCACAAGCTGCAACAACTAAAGTTATGATGCCAGCAATCGCTGCTGCACTTGGTATGACAATGGATAATAACGGACAAGTTTGGATTTTAGTAGCTTCATTTGCTGCTGCTTCTGGATTGTTTATCCTACCTACATATCCAACCGTACTTGGTGCGATTGCTATGGATGATACAGGAACAACTAGAGTTGGAAAATATATATTTAACCACTCATTTATAGTGCCTGGTACTTTAGCAGTATTCTTCTCTGTTTTACTAGGATTTATCGTAGCGCCAATGCTTATTGGCTAA
- the rplO gene encoding 50S ribosomal protein L15, protein MGLENLQKAAGSTRGTKRIGRGQGSGWGKTATKGGKGQTARKGYNEKRGFEGGQQPLQRRLPKVGFTSKFEKPYVINVEKITSIKELSEITFESLRSVHKFSNSTKKIKLIGASARDLVSKIKDEKIVVSGQK, encoded by the coding sequence ATGGGATTAGAGAATTTACAAAAAGCTGCTGGCTCGACTAGAGGAACAAAAAGAATCGGTCGTGGTCAAGGTAGCGGTTGGGGAAAAACTGCAACCAAAGGTGGCAAAGGTCAAACAGCTAGAAAAGGTTATAACGAAAAAAGAGGTTTTGAAGGTGGACAACAACCACTTCAAAGAAGACTTCCAAAAGTAGGATTTACCTCTAAATTTGAAAAACCATATGTTATAAATGTTGAAAAAATCACATCTATAAAAGAGCTTAGCGAAATTACATTTGAGAGCTTAAGAAGCGTTCATAAATTTTCAAATAGCACTAAAAAGATAAAACTTATAGGCGCTAGCGCAAGAGATCTTGTTTCAAAAATCAAAGATGAGAAAATAGTCGTAAGTGGACAAAAATAA
- the map gene encoding type I methionyl aminopeptidase produces the protein MSISLKNEKDLEGLRAANKIVALTLDYAAEFLKPGMTLLEVNKKIDDFITSHGAYPAFKGLYGFPAAACLSLNEVVIHGIPDKTVLQEGDILGVDIGSKLNGYYGDSARTFPIGKISAKDEALIACSKDALYFAIDTIKVGMHFKELSHEIEKFILARGFVPLKGFCGHGIGKRPHEEPEIPNYLEGKTPKAGPKIKNGMVFCIEPMICQKDGTPVVGSDKWKVTSADGLRTSHYEHCLAVVNNKVEILSQA, from the coding sequence ATGTCGATAAGTTTAAAAAACGAAAAAGACTTAGAGGGTTTAAGAGCGGCGAACAAGATAGTCGCTCTTACTCTTGATTATGCGGCAGAGTTTTTAAAACCTGGCATGACGCTTTTAGAAGTTAATAAAAAAATAGATGACTTTATAACTTCTCATGGCGCCTATCCAGCTTTTAAAGGGCTTTATGGATTTCCGGCGGCTGCTTGTTTGTCGCTAAATGAAGTTGTGATTCACGGAATTCCAGATAAAACTGTATTGCAAGAGGGCGATATACTCGGAGTTGATATCGGCTCGAAGCTAAATGGATACTATGGCGATAGCGCTAGAACATTTCCAATAGGTAAAATTTCTGCAAAAGATGAGGCATTAATCGCTTGTAGCAAAGATGCTTTGTATTTTGCAATCGATACTATAAAAGTTGGTATGCATTTTAAAGAGCTAAGCCATGAGATAGAGAAATTTATACTCGCTCGTGGGTTTGTTCCACTCAAAGGTTTTTGCGGACATGGCATCGGTAAACGACCACACGAAGAGCCAGAAATTCCAAACTACTTAGAGGGCAAAACGCCAAAAGCTGGACCAAAGATAAAAAATGGCATGGTTTTTTGCATTGAGCCTATGATTTGCCAAAAAGATGGCACACCAGTAGTTGGAAGCGATAAGTGGAAAGTCACAAGCGCTGATGGACTACGCACATCTCACTACGAACATTGTCTAGCAGTTGTTAATAACAAAGTTGAAATCCTAAGCCAAGCTTAG
- the rpsD gene encoding 30S ribosomal protein S4, with translation MARYRGPVEKLERRLGVDLFLKGERRLAGKSALLKRAFAPGQHGQRRAKISEYGLQLREKQKAKFMYGVSEKQFRRLFTEAARREGNTGAILIQLLEQRLDNVVYRMGFATTRRFARQLVSHGHILVDGRRVDIPSYSVQAGQKVEVSEKSKNNPQISRAIDLTAQTGIVAWVDVEKDKRYGIFTRKPEREEVVIPVEERFIVELYSK, from the coding sequence ATGGCAAGATATAGAGGACCAGTTGAAAAGTTAGAAAGACGACTTGGAGTTGATCTGTTTTTAAAAGGCGAAAGAAGACTAGCTGGAAAAAGCGCTCTTCTTAAAAGAGCTTTTGCACCAGGACAACATGGACAAAGAAGAGCGAAAATTAGCGAGTATGGACTTCAACTAAGAGAGAAACAAAAAGCTAAATTTATGTATGGCGTGAGCGAGAAACAGTTTAGAAGACTATTTACAGAGGCTGCTAGAAGAGAGGGAAATACAGGTGCAATCCTTATCCAACTTTTAGAGCAAAGACTTGATAACGTAGTTTATAGAATGGGTTTTGCAACAACTAGAAGATTTGCAAGACAACTTGTAAGCCATGGACATATTTTAGTAGATGGCAGAAGAGTAGATATCCCATCATATAGCGTTCAAGCTGGACAAAAAGTAGAAGTTAGCGAAAAAAGCAAAAACAACCCACAAATCAGTAGAGCTATAGATTTAACAGCTCAAACTGGTATTGTTGCATGGGTTGATGTAGAAAAAGATAAAAGATATGGCATCTTTACTAGAAAACCAGAGAGAGAAGAGGTTGTCATTCCTGTCGAGGAAAGATTTATAGTAGAGCTTTACTCAAAATAA
- the rplF gene encoding 50S ribosomal protein L6: protein MSRIGKQPISIPNGVDVSYDAGVIKFKKGNLTKELDTRGHVDVKVENGSINFSPKGEDRQSRAYWGTYRALAHNVIVGLTDGFTRQLEINGVGYKAAVKGKVLELSLGFSHPINYELPEGVEAVVERNVITIKGSDKQVVGQVAAEVREFRPPEPYKGKGVKYAEERIVRKAGKTSKK, encoded by the coding sequence ATGTCGCGTATAGGAAAACAACCAATATCTATCCCAAATGGCGTAGATGTTAGTTATGATGCTGGTGTCATAAAGTTCAAAAAGGGAAATTTAACCAAAGAGCTTGACACAAGAGGTCATGTAGATGTAAAAGTTGAAAATGGTAGTATAAATTTTTCACCAAAAGGTGAAGATAGACAAAGCAGGGCTTATTGGGGAACTTATAGAGCTTTAGCACACAATGTAATCGTTGGTTTAACTGATGGTTTTACAAGACAACTTGAAATTAACGGCGTTGGTTATAAAGCAGCTGTTAAAGGTAAAGTTTTAGAGCTTAGCCTTGGTTTTTCTCACCCAATCAACTATGAGTTGCCTGAGGGCGTAGAAGCGGTTGTTGAAAGAAATGTTATCACTATCAAAGGTAGTGACAAACAAGTAGTTGGTCAAGTCGCAGCTGAAGTTCGTGAATTCAGACCACCAGAGCCATATAAAGGCAAAGGCGTTAAATATGCTGAAGAACGTATCGTCCGCAAAGCCGGTAAGACATCTAAGAAATAA
- the rplE gene encoding 50S ribosomal protein L5, translating to MNRLRAKYSESIKDILVKEFDIKNPMLIPALEKIVISVGVGDSAKDQKVLQNMVDTISLIAGQKALATNAKKSVAGFKVREGFPVGIKVTLRKENMYNFLDKLISVALPRVKDFRGVPRDGFDGRGNYNFGLDEQLMFPEVEYDKIIKTHGMNITVVTTTNSDKEAFKLLELLGMPFAKGK from the coding sequence ATGAATAGACTTAGAGCTAAATATAGCGAGAGTATAAAAGATATTCTTGTTAAAGAATTTGATATCAAAAACCCAATGCTTATACCTGCGCTTGAAAAAATCGTAATTAGCGTTGGAGTTGGCGATTCTGCAAAAGATCAAAAAGTTTTGCAAAATATGGTAGATACTATATCTTTGATAGCTGGACAAAAAGCTTTAGCAACAAATGCTAAAAAATCAGTTGCTGGTTTTAAAGTGCGCGAAGGTTTTCCTGTAGGTATAAAAGTAACTTTAAGAAAAGAAAATATGTATAACTTCCTTGATAAGCTTATCTCTGTAGCTCTTCCAAGAGTTAAAGACTTCCGTGGTGTTCCAAGAGATGGATTTGATGGAAGAGGAAATTACAATTTCGGTTTAGATGAGCAATTGATGTTCCCAGAAGTTGAGTATGATAAGATTATCAAAACTCACGGTATGAACATCACTGTAGTTACAACAACAAATAGTGATAAAGAGGCATTTAAGTTGCTAGAGCTTCTTGGCATGCCTTTCGCAAAAGGAAAATAA
- the rplN gene encoding 50S ribosomal protein L14 — protein MIQSFTRLAVADNSGAKEIMCIKVLGGSKRRYATIGDVIVCSVKKALPNGKIKKGQVIKAVVVRTKKEIHRDNGSLIRFDENAAVILDAKREPVGTRIFGPVGREVRYGGFMKIVSLAPEVL, from the coding sequence ATGATACAAAGCTTTACAAGACTTGCTGTCGCTGATAATAGTGGCGCTAAAGAGATTATGTGTATTAAAGTTCTTGGTGGTAGTAAAAGAAGATATGCAACAATAGGCGATGTTATCGTTTGTTCAGTTAAAAAAGCTCTACCAAATGGAAAGATTAAAAAAGGTCAAGTTATAAAAGCAGTAGTTGTTAGAACTAAAAAAGAGATTCATAGAGATAATGGCTCTTTAATTAGATTTGATGAGAATGCAGCTGTTATACTTGATGCTAAACGTGAGCCAGTAGGAACTCGTATTTTTGGTCCTGTTGGTAGAGAAGTAAGATATGGCGGTTTTATGAAAATCGTTTCACTTGCTCCGGAGGTTTTATAA
- a CDS encoding aspartate ammonia-lyase codes for MGTRKEHDFIGELEISNDVYYGVQTFRALENFHLSGRKLSDYPYFVKAFAQIKKAAALANKEVGVLDAEKADAIAKACDRLIAGEFLDQFVVDMIQGGAGTSTNMNANEVITNVALEAMGHKKGEYKFLHPNDHTNLGQSTNDTYPSSIKVAAYAKLTDLLKAMKHLKDELDIKAKEYKDIIKMGRTELEDAVPTTLGNTFNAFSTYIQSDIEKITAARESMTYLNMGATAIGTGINCHPDYKNVVEKKLKEITGVEFKPADDFIAATQDTADFVHVSGALKTAAVRLSKMANDLRLMNSGPRCGLGEINLPQMQPGSSIMPGKVNPVIAEVVGEACYEVIGNDVTIMLCSERGEFELNAFEPGIAYGLFNSIFILENAMLTLADKAIKHLTANPEACLKAVLNSVGIVTAFNPYIGYENSASIAKEALKTGKAVGDIAIERGLLTKAQVDEILDPKNMLNPHMGK; via the coding sequence ATGGGAACTAGAAAAGAACACGATTTTATCGGTGAACTTGAAATTTCAAATGACGTATACTATGGTGTACAAACTTTTAGAGCATTAGAGAACTTCCACTTAAGTGGACGCAAATTAAGCGATTATCCATACTTTGTAAAAGCCTTCGCACAAATCAAAAAAGCAGCAGCACTAGCAAACAAAGAAGTTGGTGTATTAGACGCAGAGAAAGCAGACGCGATAGCAAAAGCTTGCGATAGACTAATAGCTGGCGAGTTTTTAGATCAATTTGTTGTTGATATGATTCAAGGTGGTGCTGGAACAAGCACTAATATGAACGCTAATGAAGTTATCACAAATGTCGCACTAGAGGCGATGGGACATAAAAAAGGTGAGTATAAATTCCTTCATCCAAACGATCATACAAACTTAGGTCAAAGCACAAATGACACTTATCCAAGTTCAATCAAAGTCGCAGCTTACGCTAAACTTACAGACTTGCTAAAAGCTATGAAACATCTTAAAGATGAGCTTGATATAAAAGCAAAAGAGTATAAAGATATCATCAAAATGGGTAGAACAGAGCTTGAAGATGCAGTTCCAACAACACTTGGAAACACATTTAACGCATTTTCAACTTACATCCAAAGCGATATCGAAAAAATCACAGCCGCAAGAGAGTCAATGACTTATCTAAATATGGGTGCAACTGCGATTGGAACAGGTATAAACTGCCATCCTGATTATAAAAATGTAGTTGAGAAAAAACTAAAAGAGATAACTGGGGTTGAGTTTAAACCAGCTGATGACTTTATCGCTGCTACTCAAGATACAGCGGATTTTGTCCATGTAAGTGGTGCTTTAAAAACTGCAGCAGTTAGACTATCAAAAATGGCAAACGATCTTCGTCTTATGAACTCAGGCCCAAGATGTGGACTAGGTGAGATAAATTTACCACAAATGCAACCAGGAAGCTCAATCATGCCTGGTAAAGTAAACCCAGTTATCGCTGAAGTTGTCGGTGAGGCTTGCTATGAGGTTATAGGAAATGATGTAACTATCATGCTTTGCTCTGAAAGAGGCGAATTTGAGCTAAATGCGTTTGAACCGGGCATTGCTTATGGACTATTTAACTCGATTTTCATACTAGAAAATGCTATGCTAACTTTAGCTGATAAGGCTATCAAACACCTAACAGCAAACCCTGAAGCTTGCTTAAAAGCAGTGCTTAACTCAGTTGGTATCGTTACAGCATTTAACCCATATATCGGTTATGAAAACTCAGCAAGTATCGCAAAAGAAGCTTTAAAAACCGGCAAAGCAGTTGGCGATATAGCAATCGAGCGCGGACTTTTAACAAAAGCGCAAGTTGATGAGATTTTAGATCCAAAAAATATGCTTAATCCTCATATGGGTAAGTAA
- a CDS encoding type Z 30S ribosomal protein S14 produces the protein MAKKSMIAKAKRPAKFSSRAYTRCQICGRPHSVYKDFGICRVCLRKMANEGLIPGLKKASW, from the coding sequence ATGGCAAAAAAATCAATGATAGCTAAAGCAAAACGCCCAGCTAAATTTAGTTCTCGCGCATACACAAGATGCCAAATTTGTGGTCGTCCGCACTCTGTTTATAAAGATTTTGGAATTTGCCGTGTATGCCTTAGAAAAATGGCTAACGAGGGTTTAATCCCAGGGCTAAAAAAAGCAAGCTGGTAA
- the secY gene encoding preprotein translocase subunit SecY produces MSKSLRNKILITLGFLFVYRVLAYVPVPGVNVDVIKEFFTSNSNNALGMFNMFSGNAAERLSIISLGIMPYITASIIMELLAATFPNLGRLKKERDGMQKYMQIIRYATIFITVIQAIGVSIGLSSMTGRTGELAIMIDQKLFMAIACASMLTGTMLLMWIGEQITQKGIGNGISLIIFAGIVSGIPRAIGGTIDLVNTGEMNFLVLLFIVLMILATVVFVIYVELGERRVPISYSRKVMMQNQNKRIMNYIPIKVNLSGVIPPIFASAILMFPATIFQASTNEYILKINDFLNPSGYFFHLLTFLLVVFFAYFYASIAFNSKDISENLKKQGGFIPGVRPGEHTSLYLNDVAGRLTFWGALYLGLISTIPWLLVKFAGVSFTFGGTSVLIVVSVALDTMRKIEAQIYMNKYQTLSAVGL; encoded by the coding sequence ATGAGCAAGTCACTACGAAACAAAATCCTCATAACTTTAGGTTTTTTGTTCGTTTATAGAGTATTGGCGTATGTACCAGTTCCTGGTGTAAATGTCGATGTTATTAAAGAATTTTTCACATCAAACAGCAATAACGCTCTTGGTATGTTTAATATGTTCAGTGGTAATGCCGCTGAACGTTTAAGCATCATATCTCTTGGAATTATGCCTTATATTACAGCATCTATTATCATGGAACTTTTAGCAGCAACTTTTCCAAATTTAGGAAGGCTAAAAAAAGAGCGTGATGGTATGCAAAAATATATGCAAATCATTAGATACGCAACTATTTTTATCACTGTAATTCAAGCTATAGGCGTAAGTATCGGACTTAGTAGTATGACAGGAAGAACGGGCGAACTAGCGATTATGATAGATCAAAAGCTTTTCATGGCGATTGCTTGTGCTTCTATGCTTACTGGAACTATGCTTTTAATGTGGATAGGCGAACAGATAACTCAAAAGGGTATTGGAAACGGTATAAGTTTGATTATCTTTGCAGGTATTGTTAGTGGAATTCCAAGAGCTATCGGTGGAACAATAGACTTGGTAAACACAGGCGAGATGAATTTCTTAGTTTTATTATTTATAGTTCTTATGATATTAGCAACTGTTGTTTTTGTTATCTATGTGGAGCTTGGAGAGAGAAGAGTTCCTATCTCATACTCAAGAAAAGTTATGATGCAAAACCAAAACAAACGTATCATGAACTATATACCTATAAAAGTAAATTTAAGTGGTGTTATACCACCGATTTTTGCAAGTGCGATTTTGATGTTTCCTGCTACGATTTTTCAGGCAAGCACAAATGAGTATATTTTAAAAATCAATGATTTTTTAAATCCAAGTGGGTATTTTTTCCATCTTTTAACATTTTTACTTGTTGTATTTTTTGCATATTTTTACGCTTCAATCGCGTTTAACTCGAAAGATATCAGCGAAAATTTGAAAAAACAAGGTGGATTTATACCAGGAGTTAGACCAGGTGAACATACATCGCTTTATCTAAATGATGTAGCTGGAAGACTTACGTTTTGGGGAGCTTTATATCTAGGTTTGATTTCAACCATCCCATGGTTGTTAGTTAAATTTGCAGGTGTTTCGTTCACTTTCGGAGGAACATCAGTTCTAATCGTCGTATCAGTTGCACTTGATACTATGAGAAAAATTGAAGCTCAAATTTATATGAACAAATACCAAACACTAAGTGCAGTAGGACTATAA
- the infA gene encoding translation initiation factor IF-1: MAKDDVIEIDGNVIEALPNATFKVELDNKHVILCHIAGKMRMHYIKIMPGDRVKVELTPYSLDKGRITYRYK, translated from the coding sequence ATGGCAAAAGATGATGTCATTGAAATAGACGGGAATGTCATTGAGGCGTTGCCAAATGCGACATTCAAAGTTGAGCTGGATAACAAACATGTTATTTTGTGTCATATCGCTGGCAAGATGAGAATGCACTATATTAAAATTATGCCTGGAGACCGTGTTAAGGTGGAGCTAACTCCATACAGCCTTGATAAAGGTCGTATTACTTATCGTTATAAGTAA